One Rhipicephalus microplus isolate Deutch F79 chromosome 4, USDA_Rmic, whole genome shotgun sequence genomic window carries:
- the LOC119172575 gene encoding uncharacterized protein LOC119172575, translated as MFIVRNPITIMLVCAGFSAVLAQHGYGGAGGYGGAGGYGGAGGAYGGGGAGGAGGYGGAGAGAGGFGGLGGYGGGAPGGGASYTGSSVTPSGGGYGGGDYGGAATGGAAAYGGAPAAGGAYGAAASPYSGSFDFTNNVNHAGYGPGTGAQAAGGYGGAQATQGYASAGAAQGAGYGGAAGLGAGGYGASAAGTSGLGAAYGGAGGYGGAGGYGGAGGYGGAGGYGGSSGGGYGAASGLAGAAQVYGGGAFHQQPRTSGGY; from the exons ATGTTTATCGTC AGGAATCCCATCACCATAATGCTGGTTTGCGCCGGCTTCTCGGCGGTGCTTGCCCAGCACGGATACGGCGGTGCTGGTGGCTACGGGGGCGCCGGTGGCTACGGGGGCGCCGGTGGAGCTTACGGTGGCGGCGGTGCCGGAGGAGCTGGCGGCTACGGCGGTGCGGGCGCCGGTGCTGGAGGCTTCGGCGGCCTGGGTGGCTACGGAGGCGGAGCGCCCGGGGGTGGAGCTTCCTACACAGGCTCAA GCGTTACTCCTTCCGGAGGAGGCTACGGTGGCGGTGACTACGGCGGTGCCGCAACGGGCGGCGCGGCAGCCTACGGTGGAGCTCCTGCGGCCGGAGGAGCGTACGGCGCTGCCGCGAGTCCATACAGCGGCTCCTTCGACTTCACCAACAACGTAAACCACGCCGGCTACGGCCCGGGCACTGGTGCTCAGGCAGCCGGCGGTTACGGAGGTGCCCAGGCGACCCAGGGCTACGCTTCCGCTGGGGCCGCCCAGGGTGCCGGCTACGGGGGCGCGGCTGGTCTCGGAGCTGGCGGCTATGGTGCCAGTGCTGCTGGAACTAGTGGGCTTGGAGCGGCCTACGGAGGTGCTGGTGGCTACGGAGGTGCCGGTGGCTACGGAGGTGCCGGTGGCTATGGAGGTGCCGGTGGCTACGGAGGCAG CTCCGGAGGAGGCTACGGGGCAGCGTCCGGTCTGGCTGGAGCTGCCCAGGTGTATGGCGGCGGAGCGTTTCATCAGCAGCCACGTACCAGCGGAGGATACTGA